CGCCCCAAAAACGTTGGTTCCCCCGCTTTCCGGATCATCCGGAAATTAAGCGTAACTTAATCATATAAATCAACCACGATCAAGTCAATATGTTAAATATTTACTGGGTTAATCACTTTCTAGCACGAATGCCGCCGCTTACCCCGCTCCGCCCTTTCTGGTCAGCCGGAAAATATACTCCTTCCCGGACTCTTCGGACACTGCCCTTTTCCGGGGCGGCTTCGGTTTCCCTCCGTACTGTTTCGGTTTAATCGCGAACATGGCGAGCAATGCGGCCAATACACCAACCCCGGCCATCGTAAAAAAGAGCATCCTGTGCGTTTGCTCCATCAGCAAAGAGGCGACCGGCGGATCGGCGGCCACCCCGATAAACCTCATGCTGCTGTAAATGGAGGATACCGTCCCCCTCTGCTCCTTTACGATCCCTTCCGTGATCATCGCATCGAGGCAGGGCAAAGCCATTCCGATACCGATGCCGCCCAAGGTCATGAAAATAAACAGCATATAGATCGAGTCGCTGCGAAACCATCCGCATACAAGCATCGCCGCCGTTGCCAGAGACGCGCCGAAAAAGTTGACCCATTTCATCCGCCGCTTGTTTTCCCCGATCCACTTTCCTGCCGTAAATGAGGACAAACAAAGCGCCGCCGTCGGGATCGCAAGCAGGGCCCCCTTGAAAACACCGTCGATGTTATATAGATCTTCGAGTATTTGGGACAAATAAAATAACGCTGCAAAGAGGACAAACATGAAGATGCCGCCGATCGCAAAAATCGCATAAAGCCAGCGGCCTTTTTCCCCAAATACCTGTTTGATCGATTTGAGAAACCGCCCGAGGCTTGGCGGCTCTTGCTCCCGCTTTTTCGGCACCTTGACCAAAAAACCGACCATGACAAGCGAGACCAGGCAAAATACCGGTATCGCAAAAAATGGAACATACCACACGACTGCAGCCAAAAGCGAACCGAGAATCGGACTGAGCACTTTGCCGAACGTATTGGCCGTTTCGATCGCCCCGAGTCCCTCGCTTACGTCCGATTCTTTTTTGAACATGTCGCCGACGAGAGGCATGACGATCGGAGCCGCTCCCGCCGCACCTACTCC
The window above is part of the Paenibacillus hamazuiensis genome. Proteins encoded here:
- a CDS encoding MFS transporter — encoded protein: MTLGNSMLIPILPAIRKELGISSFQVSMIITVYSIVAIFLIPIAGFLSDRYGRKKVIIPSLAVAGAGGLLSGIAALWLEHAYVWILLGRLLQGVGAAGAAPIVMPLVGDMFKKESDVSEGLGAIETANTFGKVLSPILGSLLAAVVWYVPFFAIPVFCLVSLVMVGFLVKVPKKREQEPPSLGRFLKSIKQVFGEKGRWLYAIFAIGGIFMFVLFAALFYLSQILEDLYNIDGVFKGALLAIPTAALCLSSFTAGKWIGENKRRMKWVNFFGASLATAAMLVCGWFRSDSIYMLFIFMTLGGIGIGMALPCLDAMITEGIVKEQRGTVSSIYSSMRFIGVAADPPVASLLMEQTHRMLFFTMAGVGVLAALLAMFAIKPKQYGGKPKPPRKRAVSEESGKEYIFRLTRKGGAG